The following nucleotide sequence is from Dyella sp. BiH032.
CGGTCAGCGCGTCGCTCGGATAGAAATCGCCGGCCAGGTAGTACAGGTCGTCGCGGCGCAGCGCGCGGCTCTGGTAGTACGCATCGTCGATATTGTCCACGCCGCCGGAGAAGGCGCAGCGCGAATCCTTCACGCCCTTCACCGTATAAGCCGGCGCGCAGTACGCGGCGGCCAGCGCCCGCTTCCAGTCGGGCGCGTACAGGTTCCAGTCCCAGCCCAGGCCGCGCGCCATGCCGCTCTTGGAGAGGTAGGCGTAATCGGCCTGCGACGTGCGCGAGGTATCGGCGAAAGCCGTGATGCGGCCGCCGTCGAACTGATACACCGCCTTGCCGTTGAATTGCTTGGTGGTGGTCGGCGAGTTCGGGCGCGCCCACATATCGGCGGTGGCGCGTACGCCGGACAAGTACATCGAGAAACCGTGGAGATCGCCGGTGTCCAGGCGCACATAGGTGCGGCGGTTCTGGTCCGAGCCGAAGGTCTGCGCGAAGCGGCCGCCGAACGTGGGCAGCGGATCGGCCGAGAAATACTGGATGGTGCCGCCGAGGTTGCTGGTCGAGGCGATGCCGAGGCTGCCGATGCCCTGCGCCAGTTCCGCGCCCGCGGCGTTCTCGGCGATCAGCGCGCGGCTGATGTTCAGGCCGTTGTAGTTGCCGTAGGCGTTGTCGCCCAGCGGCAGGCCGTCCAGCGTGTAGCCCAGGCGCTGGCCATTGAAGCCGCGCAGGCTGATGGTCTGCGATTCCTCGTTGGCGCCGAATGCGTCGTTGGACTGCACGTTCACGCCCGGCATGCGGTTGAGCACCTTCTGCAGGCTGGTTCCGGCGGGCAGCACCGCGGTGTCCTTCACCGTCACGCGCTGCACCTGGCGGGTCTCGCCCTGGCCGATCACCGAGACGCCCTCGAGGTTCTTCGCCGCATCCGGCTTGGCTGCGGCGTCGGCCGGCGGCAGGTCCTCCGCCATGGCGCCATGGGACAAAGCGGCGAGCGCGACGGCCGTGGCCATCGCCAGGAGGTTCTTCTTCATGTGGGCTCCAGGGATCGGGGCATCGCGCGGGGAGGCGCGGATGTTCAGATATCGTGAAGCCGCTACATGTCGATTCTTTGACGGCGGGATGACGCGCAGGAGCGCGCAGTCACAAAGCTGGCTTGCCGTCGACCTGGCGTAGGTAATCGGTGGGACTGACGCCGATGATGCGGTGGAACATGCTGCAGAACGCGCTGGTGCTCGCATAGCCGGCGTCGCGCGCGACCGATTTGACCGGGCGACCCAGGCTCATCTGACTGATCGCCCGCGCCAGCCGCACGTGCTGCCGCCAGCGCACGAAGGACATGCGCAGTTCGCTGTCGAACAGGCGTGCCAGCGTGCGGCTGCTCGCGCCGACGCGCGAGGCCAGCTGTTCCAGCGTGTCCGGCCGCGAGGCATCGTCGAGCAGGCGCTGGCAGGCTTTGCGCAGGCGGGGGTCCGACGGCACGGGAATGCGGAATGGCGCTTCCTCCGCGTTCCGCAGCGCATGAAGCAGCAGTGGCGTGGCCAGCTGCATCGTCGTCGTGTCGCGCTCGCCATGCGCCTGCACCGCCGCGAGGATCAGCTCGCGCAGCAACGGCGACACCGCCATGACGCGGCAATGCGGGCCGAACGGCCCGCTGGTCGCGCGATCGAGATAGAGCATGCGCACCGCGACAGGGCCTTCCATGAGGATCTCATGCGCCATGCCGAGCGGTATCCACAACGAGCGCTGCGGCGGCACGATCCAGATCCCTTCGCGCGTAGTCACCTGCATCACGCCGCTGGAGGCGTAGAGGAGCTGCCCGCGCCGATGGCGATGCGGCGGCACGTGGCAGCCGCGGGGGTATTCCTTGGCGAGCGCGGTGATCGGCCAGGCCCGGCCGGCGGCGCCGGGCCGTTGTCTGAAACGCGACATAGGATGGCCTCCGTTCGGTGGATGGACAGGCCTAGGCTAAGTCTGTGCCCCGGGCATGCCTCGCGGCAACGCCCCTCCCCTTTGCCCCGCGGTGATCGATCGTGCCTACGCCTGCCCACTCGCCCTCCCGGCGCGCCGTATTGAAAGGCGGCCTCGCTCTCTCCGGCGCGCTCGCGTTCGGCGGACTCGATGCCTTGGCCCGGCGCGAGCATCCGCGCGAACGTCCCACCCTGGTCGTGCTGTGGTTGAACGGCGGGCCGGCCGGGCTGTTCAACAGCGCCGACGCGTTCCTCGCCAGCGGTGCGTTCGGCGTGACGTCCGGCAATGTCCGCGCGCTGGGCAACGGCCTTTATGTGGATGCCGGCTCGCTCGGCGCGCTGCCCGACCCGGCGCTGGCGCATATGGCGGCCGTGCCGTTCCGCCACGGCATGTACAGCCACAACGACGCGCGCGCCGCGGTGCTGCAGGCCGGGCCGCGCAGCCAGCTGCTGCGCATGGCGGCAGCCTTGCCGGCCAGTCCCGTGCCCTGCGCGGTCGTCAACCGCCTCGGCTTTCCCGTCGGCGTCCATGCCGACCCGCCGGCCGAAGGCGGCATCCGCTGCCGGCGCGTGACGGACTTCGCCACGGCACGCGAAGGTCTGGCGGTCGCCGAGATGGAGGCCATCCGGCACGCGTACGGCGTCGGCCCGGGCCAGACCGCCGTGGACGACCAGCGCGCCACCTTCGCGGCGGTCGAGGCGCTGATCCGCGCGGATGCCGGGGTCGTCTTCGCGCAAACGGCTTTCACGGGACGAGAGGACCGCCAGTTCGATACGCACCACGACGATATCGGCACCGTCGCGCGCGGCATCATGGCGCCCATCACGCCCAGCCTGTCGGTCTTCCTGCAACGCATGCTCGCGCTGCGCGGGCGCAACGTGGTGACTTTGCTCACCGGCGAGTTCAGCCGCACGCTGCCCGGCGCGGACCACGCCAAAGGCGGCACGGCGACGGTGATCGGCAAGTACGTCAGAACCGGCACGGCCGGCCGGCAACTGCCCGATGGCTCGCCGCCGGAGGACGCTCAACCGCCGGAGGCGTTATGGGCGTATCTGGCTGCCGCCTTGCGCGTGGAGGGCGCTTCGCCGTTCGGCGCCCATCCGTACGCGCACCTGCTGGTTTGAAGTTCAAAGTGCTGCCGTTCGGCCTGTAGCGGGACGACGAACAGACCCGCGCCGGATTACCTGGCACTCACCTGCTTCAGCCACGCCTCGTACGTCGGCCGATCCACCGGCACCCCATCGGCGTTGCAACTGCCGAGCTTGCACAGCTCGGCACGGATACGCGGCGCGTGCTGCACGATCACGTGGAAGATCGCGTTCTGTTCCAGCTCGCCATGGAACGCGGCCGCACCGGGGCCATTGGCGAAGATCGCCACGTCCTCACCGCCGTGCGTCTCGCCTTTCAGCGGCACGATCGATTCCTGCATGTAATCCGGCGCGGTGGTGTCGACCTTGCCGAGGTCAGGCCGGCCCTGTTTGGCCGGCGAGTAGTCGCCCGGGTTGTGCGGATAGCGCTTCGGCCCCTCCGGCTGCTTGTCGCTCGCACCGGTATAGCCCGGTCCGTTGGCGAAGCCCAGCGTGGTGTACGGCTTGCCGGTGGCATCGCGCGCGAGGCCGGCGCCGCCCTCTTCGTCGTAGCTGTCCGTATGGCCCTGCACCAGGCCGAGGATGTCGTTGCCGCGCTTCGGATAGCCGGAGAAGGTCAATGTGTGCGCATGGTCGGCGGTGACCACGATCAGGGTGTCTTTCGGATCGGTGTGCGCGAGAGCCGCTTCGACGGCGTCCGACAGCGCGATGGTCTCGTCCAGCGCGCGGTATGCATTGCCTGCATGCAGTGCGTGGTCGATACGGCCGCCCTCGACCATCAGGAAGAAGCCGTTCGGGTTGCGCTTGAGTACCTCGATCGCACTGGCGGTCATCTCGGCCAGGCTGGGTTCGCCGGCCTTGTCCTTGGCGCGCTCGTGTTCGTAATTCATGTGCGAGGGCTCGAACAGGCCCAGCAGGCGTGGCGTGCGCAAGAGATCGAGCGACGTGAGCTGCTGCTCGTTCCACACGTACGCGCCGTCCGGATGCTTGGCCTTCCACTCCGCGATCAGGTCGCGGCCGTCGAGGCGCTGGCCCACCTTGTTGGCATATTCCGGATCGGTCACACCGGCCGGCAGGAATTCGGTACGTCCCCCGCCCATGGCGACCGTGAGCCCATCCACGGCGGGAAAATCGACCAGCTGCGCGGCGAAATCCTTGCAGCCTTGCGCCTTGGCCTGCGGCGTCAGCTCGGCGTCCACTTCCCAGTTGCGCTCCGGCAGGTGGCCGTAGGTCGCCGCCGGCGTGGCATGCGTGATGCGCGTGGTGGTCACCGCGCCGGTACTCATGCCCGCGGCGGCGGCCAGTTCGAGCGTGGTTACCAGTTCCTGCCCCTTGCTGGCCGCGCAATCCTGCCGGCGCGGCACCTGCGAGGTACCGATGAAGCCGGCGCGCGTCTTCACGCCGGTCATGATCGCGGTCATGGTGCCGGCGGAGTCCGGGGTCTGCTGGTCCGTTTCGTAAGTGCGGCTCAATGCACTGAAGGGGAATTGCTCGAAGCTCAGCCGGTAACTTTCCCCGTCCACGCCTTTGCGTTGGCCCGCGCGCACGTGCGCCGCGGCAATGGTGGGAATGCTCATGCCGTCGCCGAGGAACACGATGACGTTCTTCGCCTGCTGTCCGCCGGCATTCGCCTGCGCCGACGCCCTCGCGGCCTGTGCCGCGCCGTTGCGGAACCACCACGGCGGCGTCTCGCCGTCCGGACGCTTGATCGCTGGCACGTCGATCGCCACGGCGGCGCTCGTTGCCGGCGGCGTCACCGCCTGGCTGGC
It contains:
- a CDS encoding helix-turn-helix transcriptional regulator, whose amino-acid sequence is MSRFRQRPGAAGRAWPITALAKEYPRGCHVPPHRHRRGQLLYASSGVMQVTTREGIWIVPPQRSLWIPLGMAHEILMEGPVAVRMLYLDRATSGPFGPHCRVMAVSPLLRELILAAVQAHGERDTTTMQLATPLLLHALRNAEEAPFRIPVPSDPRLRKACQRLLDDASRPDTLEQLASRVGASSRTLARLFDSELRMSFVRWRQHVRLARAISQMSLGRPVKSVARDAGYASTSAFCSMFHRIIGVSPTDYLRQVDGKPAL
- a CDS encoding alkaline phosphatase, which codes for MIRSPLLARRALLFSACALLTACASQAVTPPATSAAVAIDVPAIKRPDGETPPWWFRNGAAQAARASAQANAGGQQAKNVIVFLGDGMSIPTIAAAHVRAGQRKGVDGESYRLSFEQFPFSALSRTYETDQQTPDSAGTMTAIMTGVKTRAGFIGTSQVPRRQDCAASKGQELVTTLELAAAAGMSTGAVTTTRITHATPAATYGHLPERNWEVDAELTPQAKAQGCKDFAAQLVDFPAVDGLTVAMGGGRTEFLPAGVTDPEYANKVGQRLDGRDLIAEWKAKHPDGAYVWNEQQLTSLDLLRTPRLLGLFEPSHMNYEHERAKDKAGEPSLAEMTASAIEVLKRNPNGFFLMVEGGRIDHALHAGNAYRALDETIALSDAVEAALAHTDPKDTLIVVTADHAHTLTFSGYPKRGNDILGLVQGHTDSYDEEGGAGLARDATGKPYTTLGFANGPGYTGASDKQPEGPKRYPHNPGDYSPAKQGRPDLGKVDTTAPDYMQESIVPLKGETHGGEDVAIFANGPGAAAFHGELEQNAIFHVIVQHAPRIRAELCKLGSCNADGVPVDRPTYEAWLKQVSAR